The window AGTATCTCTATCCATACTCTGGCGGCGTACCTGGCCAACAGAGATAATAACAAGATCACGTATAAAATAAAGCCGCCTGCTCTTTTATTGAGCAGCGGCTTTTTCTTATGAAGAAGTCGATTCTGTGAAATGCCACATATGCAGTTTGCGCAGGCCGCCTTCAATCCACTCTTCCCATTTGGCTTGCTGTGAAGCATTTTCGGTTTCATGCAAACGTTCTTGTTTCAAAGAAAGATACTCCTCATAGCTAACTTCCTTCCAAATTTCCACAAAAAGCCCTTCTTGATCCGTTCCCTCCAGGAGCTCAAACCGCCCTTCCCGCCGCTGCCATTCCTGCATATAGATGAGAAAAGAGTCCCGAAAAGCGGGTTTTATGGCATACTCTACAAAAACTTTGGACATTTTTAGATCTCCCTCTGATTTATTTTTTGCTCCAAAATGGTAAACTAATAAAAAGACGGATAAATGACCATGCTTATGAAGTAAGTTTTCCTAAGGAAAACTCGGCCCATGCTTACGAAGAAAATTTTCTACGGAAAATTCTTAGGAGGAAACCCATTTGGACACAGGCACTCATCTCGTAATTGGTTTAGGGTTAGCGGGACTGTCTCAAATTGACCCTAGCGTTTCTGCGGACACAGCGGCAACCACTGCGGTCTTCATAGGAACTGTTATTGGCTCACAGATTCCGGATGTGGACGGGCTGCTCCGTTTTAAAGGGAACGCCACTTACATTCGAAATCACCGCGGTCGTTCTCACTCTCTGCCAGCTTTACTTTTATGGACGCTGCTGATCACTGGAGCTCTTGCTCTTTTCTTCCATGGAATCCCCTTATTGCACCTTGGTATGTGGGTAGGAATCGCCGTTTGCTTTCACGTCTTCACAGATTGTTTCAACACATATGGTACACAAGCGTTCCGGCCATTCTCTGAAAAGTGGGTGTCATGGAACATTATACACATCTTTGATCCCTTTATCTTTTCAAGCCACATCGCAGCTATTTTCATGTGGTCTTTCAACGTCGCTAGTCCAAAACTGGTATTCCCGACTTTGTACGGGGTTATCGCCCTATATTACATCTGGCGCTCTCTTGACCATTACATCGTAGAAAAAGGGCTTTATCGCAAAGACCCAACCCATATGCCCGGGGATAAATACACACTTATTGTAACATTCAACCTCTATGTGTGGAACGTAGTGAAACGAAGAACAGACGGTACCTTCCAGTTGGGTGAACTGAAGAATTCGAAGCTTAGGTGGATCGACACCGTCAAATGTGAGGACCATCCAGCCATCGAGGTGTC is drawn from Paenibacillus sp. V4I7 and contains these coding sequences:
- a CDS encoding metal-dependent hydrolase, with protein sequence MDTGTHLVIGLGLAGLSQIDPSVSADTAATTAVFIGTVIGSQIPDVDGLLRFKGNATYIRNHRGRSHSLPALLLWTLLITGALALFFHGIPLLHLGMWVGIAVCFHVFTDCFNTYGTQAFRPFSEKWVSWNIIHIFDPFIFSSHIAAIFMWSFNVASPKLVFPTLYGVIALYYIWRSLDHYIVEKGLYRKDPTHMPGDKYTLIVTFNLYVWNVVKRRTDGTFQLGELKNSKLRWIDTVKCEDHPAIEVSKSHEDIQALLYFSSFTCAEVKEHRWGYEVRWADVRYRHRKQYPFVGVIRMDHNFQTLDSYVGWVSETRLEKKLKVELY